A window of Daucus carota subsp. sativus chromosome 2, DH1 v3.0, whole genome shotgun sequence genomic DNA:
GGATGGAGTTCTTTTCTAATACCAATCTCTTGTAAATCTAAACGAGCATTTACGTGATCTTTCGATTTCCCCCCAATATTAAGTAAAGTACCTAAGATATTATCACACACATTCTTCTCTATGTGCATAGCGTCAAGGTTATGACGAAGAGGATTATGAGACCAATAGggcaaatcaaaaaatattgacttttttttaaaaggggattttacttttttctgtttcttttttttcttcccaAATTGGTTTTCAAACCCCCGCAACAACTCTTCAATTTCAGTTCCCGTTAAAATTTCAGGGCACTTCCCAGTTTCAATTTCGCCGTTAAATCTTTTTTTATCTAGCCTCCATTTGTGTGTGGGTTCAAGGAATTTCCTATGGTGCATATAACACATCTTCCTGCTATGTTTTAAATAACTAGAAGATGTCTCGTAATGGCATACGGGACATGCGAATTTTCCCTTTGTGCTCCAACCCGACAACATGGCATACCCCGGGAAATCGCTAATTGTCCATAATACCCTTGCACGTAAAGTGAAATTCTTACCAGCTAAGGCATCATAAGTTTCGACACCAACATCCCATAGTTCCTTTAACTCCGCAATCAAGGGCTGCATGAACACATCGATACTGTTCCCGGGAGAATCGGGTCCAGATATTATTGTCGAGAGAATTAAATTCTCTTGTTTCATGCATAACCAAGGCGGGAGGTTGTAGTTGACCAATATAATCGGCCATGTACTATGACTCAAATTCATGGAACGATAGGGATTAAATCCATCTGCTGCTACACCGAGATTTATGTTACGGTTTTCTGTTGAAAACAGAGGACAATTGGAATCTAATGCCTTCTAAGCGAGTCCGTCAGCAGGATGTCTTAATTTCCCGTCTCTTTTTCGCCACATCATGCCAAGTCATTAGTTTCGAATAATCTTTGCACATGAATAACCTCTGCAGCCTTGGTTTTAGGGGAAAGTACCTCATTATTTTTGAAGGCACTTTGTGTATCAACTTATCTGGATCACTATTAGCAGCAGTTCCCTTCTTTTCTTGTACAACCCACCTCGAAGCGCCACAATTATCACACACTTCTTTATCACTATTTTCAGCCCAAAACAACATGCAATTGTTTGggcatgcatgtattttttgATAATCTAGTCCTAGATCCTTGATAATATTCTTTGCTGCAATAAAGGATTGAGGCAGGACAGCATTAGGGAATGCATCTTTCATCAACCCTAGCAGATCTCCGAAAGCAGATTCGGTAATTCCATGAACACACTTTAaatgataaagtctgatcatgAAACTTAGTCGTGAAAATTTGGTGCATCCAGGGTACAATGGTTGTTTGCCTTCTCTAACATGACGATAAAATTTTGCAGCCTCTTTGTTTGGTCCTTGTTCACCCTCATTTACATTTTCGAACCCCTTTCCCGTACAATCAAACATATCATCTAAATTATCTTCGAAACCCTTCCCCGTTTCGCAATCCATAAAGTCATCTATATCACTTAATTTAGTATGTGCAACCTCACATATCCATTGTACGTGTACCAGCGAAGGTCCATTACAAATAAGATGGTCATAAATACTATCTCGACCTAACCATAGACGTTTGGCACATTTTCTGCAAGGGCACTGCATTTCATCCCCTTTTCCGAATATGGGGAAGCCCTTTTGTAGAAAACACTCTACGCCATCTAAATATTCCTGACTATATCTAGGAAAGTCTATCCAAAGAGTATATTCCTCATCCATTTGATCACTGTAACTTTGAGTCCCACCTTCCCAAAATAAGAACCCAAAAAAGGCCAAACACCAATTAGAATACATAGAccattatgtatttatttatatgcaGCCTATCAGGTCATTATGTATTCTTTATATGCAGCCTATTATGTATAGCattatagttaaaaaaaaacatcatatactagtcaattttataattaataacagATATATGGTATTAGTATTATACACAGACATACAACTCGGAATtctaattctaatttcaaaatttgcatGGAATCTGTCACCTCAGACTGTCAATCTGCAACAAGCATACACATACAGTTCACGCATACAAAGTTTATACATAAAGAGAACTTACACAATATGGAGAAATTTATAAGCAGATAAAGCATACACAAGTTGTTATCCTCACACTCGTATTTTACAAGTGATAATACATACACTTCGAAACATGTGTTCATATAAAGAACTGGAAacacatataattttgtaacagATAGCCATCTAGATTATCATTTATACAAATACATTTCATGACATGTGTTCacagaattaaataaaatacacacacactTCAAACATACAAAGTTGGCTTGGAAAATTACCTTATAACGAAGTATAGATTATAAGATTGAGCGAAACTCGATTCCCGAATATATTTGCAGAGCTGcagaacaagaagaaaaaaaatcagataaatAGTTGTTATCGATAATCATGCATATACACTTGATAAAGCATAAAATTTAAACAGATAAATAGTTGTTAACAATAATCAGGCATATACACTTGATAGAATGTATAAATAAAGGccatgtatatgtataattcAACTCTCACATagatataatcatataattaacTAAGCAGGACAACAAGTATTACGAAAACAAATCACCAATCAAACAGATGAGATCATTAAGCACAGTACATATACATAACAAACAGATCAGTTCAAGTCAGTGTTCAAATTTCATGCAAGTAACTATTTTCTACTTTTCCGAGGTCGACATACAAGTCAATTACGAGTTgcttttacaaaataataaaaactctAATATTTTGCATATGAGACCCTCATACAAACCATTTCACTTGAAGTACCCAGAATCAATAAACACAAATATCAATAAACAAGACCCTAAGTGTAGTCCATCACCCAGCAAAATAAATACATGAacacaacaaaatatatatatgaactatATATGAAACCAGGAATTAAATAAATACCGTACCTATGACCATTTCTTAACTCAgccaacaaaatatattatcaatgATATATTTGAAGTCATAAAGAGACCCTCATATATACATAGCAATCACAATAAACACAACATAACACTCTGTCTCtcactctctctgtctctctcccaCACTCATTCTCTCCACCTCTAATTTGTCTCTCTCTCCCACACACACTCTCTCCCTCTCACTCTCTCTGTCTCTATCTGTCtcactctctctgtctctctctctcccacacTCACTCTTCACACCTCTTATCTGTCTCTCTCTACACACACTCACTCTCTCCCTCTATccccatctctctccctctcactCTGTCTCCATCTGTCACTCTCTCCCACTCTCTCTCCCACACTCACTCTCTCCCTCTGTCACTATATCCCCATCTCTCcccctctcactctctctcccaccctctctgtctctctcactccctctctctctatctctctctttcAACATCCAAATCGAATCAAATATACTCAATTACATTCAACTACATACAAAAAACCCTAATTCGAAAGCCCTAATTTGAGTTACAAATAAAACAATAGAGAAACAACAATGgactaaaacaaaatcaaaggtTACCTTGATAATATCCCTAATTCGAAACCCTAATTTGAAAGCCCTAATTTCCAAGCTATAATTACCTGCATAATTAAAGAAAACAGTTAGTAAGAAGCTAAAAACAGTTAGTAAGGTTAAATGAAGCAAATAAGTAAGAGGTATGCTCCGATTTCAGCTTCTTCGGGCCGAACTCCGTGGATTTGAGCTTCTTCAGCGGAAACCCTAGTTTCGTACTTACTAATTGAGAGAGAAGTGAAGAAATGCAGGTTGAGCGGAGGTCGGAGTGAAGAAATGGAGATGGTGAGCTGGTGAGGTCGGAGTGAAGAAATGGAGATGGTGAGTTAGAGAAATGGAGATGGTCGGGTGAAAGGGGGGGCTtagacaaaattttggttttgtCGGGGTGGGGGGAAATGAAATATTCTGGGGTTAATTTCCCGCTTGAGTGAAATTAGATGTAATATTCAattacttaattatatataatatatctcaattaactagtttatatttttaatataaaaataatatttttaaatgatttatgttttagtttaatatatttaggaattatttaatattaaatatttcattttaaaataatattaaagtaaAAAACTAATTAACGGGTACCGGGAATCTCTGTTGACCACTGTTTGACTACTATGAAATCTGATCAGACacatctgaaaattttgaagaaaaatctcACAACACTGGAATCAATAGGTATCAGCATCCGTACGGTCGGATCGTTGAAAAAGAGTCGCAGAAATAATAGAATTACAATTCGTGCCAATCTGGCTACAGAGGAGCTCTGTTGACCACTGTTTGACTATTATGAAATCTGATCAGACacatctgaaaattttgaagaaaaatcccACGACACTAGAATCAATAGTTATCAGCATCCGTACGGTCGGATCGTTGAAAAAGAGTCGCAGAAAAATACAATCACAGTTCGTGTCAATCTGGCTACAGAGAAGCTTTGTTGACCATTGTTTGACTATTATGAAATCTGATCAGACACATCTgagaattttgaagaaaaatctcACGACACTGGAATCAATAGGTATCCGCATCCGTGCGGTCGGATCGTTGAAAAGAGTCGTAGAAAAAATAGAATCATCACAGTTCGTGCCAATCTGGCTACAGGGCAGCTCTGTTGACCACTGTTTGACTATTATGAAATCTGATCATGACACATCtgaaatttttgaagaaaaatctaaCAACACTTGAATCTATAGGTTTTAGTATCCGTACGGTCGGATCTTTGAAAAAGAGTCGGAAAAAAATAGAATCACAAATCGGGCCAAACTAGCTATTGCGAACCTCGATCTGTTGACCACTGTTTGACTATCATAAAATCAGATcagacaaattttaaattttttactaaAAATCACACCACACTGGAATTGATAGGTAGTATCATCCGTACAGTCGGATCGTTAAAAGAGGTAagtgaaaaatttaaaatagctaATATTGTGAAGGTAACACAATTTTATGATCAAACGCAACGCTAAGAACCAAATGCAACAGTTCACCTGCCACGGCATCACG
This region includes:
- the LOC135150439 gene encoding uncharacterized protein LOC135150439 produces the protein MDEEYTLWIDFPRYSQEYLDGVECFLQKGFPIFGKGDEMQCPCRKCAKRLWLGRDSIYDHLICNGPSLVHVQWICEVAHTKLSDIDDFMDCETGKGFEDNLDDMFDCTGKGFENVNEGEQGPNKEAAKFYRHVREGKQPLYPGCTKFSRLSFMIRLYHLKCVHGITESAFGDLLGLMKDAFPNAVLPQSFIAAKNIIKDLGLDYQKIHACPNNCMLFWAENSDKEVCDNCGASRWVVQEKKGTAANSDPDKLIHKVPSKIMRYFPLKPRLQRLFMCKDYSKLMTWHDVAKKRREIKTSC